The Helianthus annuus cultivar XRQ/B chromosome 16, HanXRQr2.0-SUNRISE, whole genome shotgun sequence genome includes a window with the following:
- the LOC110924034 gene encoding probable UDP-arabinopyranose mutase 2, with protein MASPSPVTPTPLLKDELDIVIPTIRNLDFLEMWRPFFQPYHLIIVQDGDPSKVINVPQGFDYELYNRNDINRILGPKASCISFKDSACRCFGYMVSKKKYIFTIDDDCFVAKDPTGNDINALEQHIKNLLSPSTPYFFNTLYDPYREGADFVRGYPFSLREGVPTAVSHGLWLNIPDYDAPTQLVKPRERNTRFVDAVLTIPKGTLFPMCGMNLAFDRELIGPAMYFGLMGDGQPIGRYDDMWAGWCMKVICDHLGLGVKTGLPYIWHSKASNPFVNLKKEYKGIYWQEELIPFFQAATLPKECTTVQSCYKELSKQVKAKLGKVDDYFNKLADAMLTWIEAWDELNPSAQLPNGK; from the exons ATGGCTTCCCCTTCACCTGTAACCCCAACGCCATTGTTGAAAGATGAGCTTGACATCGTAATCCCCACAATCCGAAACCTAGATTTCCTCGAGATGTGGCGGCCGTTCTTCCAGCCGTACCATCTGATCATCGTACAAGACGGTGATCCTTCAAAGGTTATCAATGTTCCACAAGGGTTCGATTATGAACTCTATAACCGTAACGATATTAACAGGATTCTGGGTCCTAAAGCTTCCTGCATCTCGTTTAAGGATTCTGCTTGTCGGTGCTTTGGGTATATGGTGTCCAAGAAGAAGTATATCTTCACAATCGATGATGATTGCTTT GTTGCTAAAGACCCAACTGGGAATGATATCAATGCGCTTGAGCAACATATTAAGAACCTGTTGAGCCCATCAACTCCGTATTTCTTCAACACCCTATACGATCCATACAGGGAAGGCGCTGATTTCGTTCGTGGCTACCCATTTAGCCTTCGTGAAGGTGTCCCGACTGCGGTTTCACACGGGCTTTGGCTTAACATCCCGGATTATGATGCTCCGACCCAGCTCGTGAAGCCTCGTGAACGAAACACCCG GTTTGTCGATGCGGTTTTGACAATTCCAAAGGGAACCCTCTTCCCAATGTGTGGAATGAATCTCGCTTTCGACCGTGAGCTCATCGGCCCAGCAATGTACTTCGGTCTTATGGGCGATGGTCAGCCAATTGGTCGTTACGATGACATGTGGGCTGGATGGTGCATGAAG GTGATCTGTGACCACTTGGGGTTGGGTGTGAAGACAGGTCTGCCATACATCTGGCACAGCAAGGCCAGCAACCCATTTGTGAACTTGAAAAAGGAATACAAGGGTATCTACTGGCAGGAGGAGTTGATCCCATTCTTCCAAGCCGCCACATTGCCGAAAGAGTGCACCACGGTTCAAAGCTGCTACAAGGAGCTCTCGAAACAGGTCAAGGCTAAGCTCGGGAAGGTTGACGACTACTTCAACAAGCTTGCGGACGCGATGCTCACTTGGATTGAAGCTTGGGATGAACTCAACCCATCTGCTCAACTCCCTAATGGCAAGTGA